One Maribacter cobaltidurans genomic window carries:
- a CDS encoding HYC_CC_PP family protein, with protein sequence MALVVLFSTFSFTVEQHYCCDNLVDFSFFGQVESCGMEIRQTQNSHNDNFDSNDCCDDITFSKNGQHDLKLTFEKLSFEQQHFVASFVYSYLNLFEGLQENVVPFSCYSSLLFVKDIHILDQIFLI encoded by the coding sequence ATGGCACTAGTAGTGTTGTTTTCAACCTTTTCTTTTACGGTTGAACAACATTATTGTTGTGACAATCTGGTTGATTTCTCCTTCTTTGGCCAAGTCGAATCTTGCGGAATGGAGATACGACAAACTCAGAACTCACACAATGACAATTTTGATTCTAATGATTGTTGTGATGATATTACATTTTCAAAAAACGGGCAACACGACTTGAAACTTACATTTGAAAAATTAAGTTTTGAACAGCAACACTTCGTTGCTTCTTTCGTTTACAGTTATTTAAACCTTTTTGAGGGATTACAAGAAAATGTAGTTCCTTTCAGTTGCTACTCATCTCTTCTTTTCGTTAAGGATATTCACATTCTGGATCAAATTTTCCTTATATAA